A segment of the Fusobacterium ulcerans genome:
TCCTTATATCATGTTTTATTTCAACAGCAATAGGAACATCAATGGGAACAGTTGCAGCTATGGCTCCAATAGCAATAGGTGTGGCTCAGGCAGCAGGGCTTAATCTTCCTCTAACATGTGCAGCAGTTATAGGGGGAGCGTATTTTGGAGATAACCTTTCAATGATATCAGATACTACTATATCAGCAGCCAAAGGTGTAGGATCAGAGATGAAGGATAAATTTAAAATGAACTTCTTTATTGCTTTGCCAGCAGCTATAATTGCAATCATAGGATACTGGGCATTTGGAGGGGCTGGAGAAATATCTGGAGATCACCCATATCATTTGCTTCGTGTAATTCCATATATAGTAGTATTGATAGCAGCTTTAAAAGGATTTAATGTAGCAGGAGTTCTGTTGGTTGGAATAGGAATGACAGGAGTCATAGGACTTGCTGAAGGAACTGTAAGTTTCTTAGACTGGGTAGGTGCAATAGGTGGAGGAATGGAAGATATGTTCAGTATCACTATTGTAGCTATATTGATTTCAGGGCTTATAGGATTAATTAAATATTATGGTGGAGTAGACTGGCTTGTAAATGGTATTGTTTCTAGAATTAAGGAACGTAAGGGTGCAGAGTATGGAATTGGACTTCTTTCAGGACTTTTATCAGCAGCTCTTGTAAATAATACAATAGCTATTATCATATCAGCTCCTATAGCTAAAGAAATAGGAAAAAATTATGGAATAGCACCAAAACGTCTTGCCAGCCTTATAGATATATTTGCCTGTGCGTTTATATCATTGACACCTTATGATGGAGGTATGCTGATAGTTACTGGGCTTTCAGATGTATCACCTATGGCAGTATTGAAATATATGTTCTATATGTTTGCTTTGATAATAACAACTTGTATCACTATCCAATTTGGACTGCTACGTACAAAAGAAGAGATCGAATTTATTGAAAAAAATCCTAATGGAATAAGAGAATAATATTTAAATAAAAAAGTATAGAGATAATAATATAAAATCACGGAGGAAGAGCAATGAACGATTTAAAAAATAAGGGAATGGGAACAATAGCAATTCATGCAGGACAAGGAAAAAATCCATTTGGAGCTTTATCAACTCCAATATATCAAACATCAACATTTGTGTTTGATTCTACAGAACAGGGAGGAGCAAGATTTGCTGGAAAAGAAGAAGGGTATATTTACTCAAGATTAGGAAATCCTACAACAACAGTAGCAGAAGAAAAAATAGCAGCATTAGAGTGTGGAGAGGCAGCAGCAGCTACATCTTCTGGAATGGGAGCTATATCATCTGCACTTTGGACACTTTTAAGAGCAGGAGACCATGTGATAGCAGATAAAATATTGTATGGGTGTACATTTGCATTGTTATGTCATGGAATGACAAGATATGGGGTAGAAGTAGAATTCTTAGATACTTCTGACTTAGAAGCAGTAAAAAAAGCAATGAAGAAAAATACAAGAGTAGTATATCTTGAAACACCAGCAAACCCAAATCTAAAAATATCAGATATAGAAGAAATAGCAAAGATAGCTCATACAAATGAATATACAAAAGTAGTAGTAGATAATACATTTGCTTCTCCATATTTACAAAAACCTTTGCTGTTAGGTGCGGATTTAGTAGTTCACTCAGCAACTAAATATCTCAATGGACATGGAGATGTAATCGCAGGTTTTGTAGTTGGAAACAAAAAACTTATAACAGAAGTAAAATTATTTGGAATAAAAGATATGACAGGATCAGTATTAGGACCAACAGAAG
Coding sequences within it:
- a CDS encoding Na+/H+ antiporter NhaC family protein; protein product: MNEKTGERKYGAMAFLPLLVFLALYIGSGLLFTFMGVDGAFKKFPRHVALLIGIAVAMIMNKSMKLDKKIDIFTENAGNSGVMLIGLIYLLAGGFQGAAKSMGGVESVVNLGLTFIPGAALVPGVFLISCFISTAIGTSMGTVAAMAPIAIGVAQAAGLNLPLTCAAVIGGAYFGDNLSMISDTTISAAKGVGSEMKDKFKMNFFIALPAAIIAIIGYWAFGGAGEISGDHPYHLLRVIPYIVVLIAALKGFNVAGVLLVGIGMTGVIGLAEGTVSFLDWVGAIGGGMEDMFSITIVAILISGLIGLIKYYGGVDWLVNGIVSRIKERKGAEYGIGLLSGLLSAALVNNTIAIIISAPIAKEIGKNYGIAPKRLASLIDIFACAFISLTPYDGGMLIVTGLSDVSPMAVLKYMFYMFALIITTCITIQFGLLRTKEEIEFIEKNPNGIRE
- the megL gene encoding methionine gamma-lyase codes for the protein MNDLKNKGMGTIAIHAGQGKNPFGALSTPIYQTSTFVFDSTEQGGARFAGKEEGYIYSRLGNPTTTVAEEKIAALECGEAAAATSSGMGAISSALWTLLRAGDHVIADKILYGCTFALLCHGMTRYGVEVEFLDTSDLEAVKKAMKKNTRVVYLETPANPNLKISDIEEIAKIAHTNEYTKVVVDNTFASPYLQKPLLLGADLVVHSATKYLNGHGDVIAGFVVGNKKLITEVKLFGIKDMTGSVLGPTEAHLIIRGLKTFEIRMQRHCENAMKVAEYLNAHPKVSKVYYPGLKDHEGYEIAKKQMTGFGGMMSFELEGGFEAGKTLLNNLEMCALAVSLGDTETLVQHPASMTHSAYTKEELKEAGIPEGLVRLSVGLENIEDIIADLDKAFEKIK